In Synechococcus sp. CB0101, a genomic segment contains:
- a CDS encoding phosphate/phosphite/phosphonate ABC transporter substrate-binding protein produces the protein MPQLPPAELYSRWRPLLQQLGVRAGICFDPVVPTTIPVFEKQLEKGSYAYAFLNPYHQLMVQQRYQPLVRDGKALLKGILVVRDDSDIIELAQLANRAIAFPSPNAFAASLLIRAHLHALRIPFKPDYLKTHSNVYRAVAIQQVAAGGGVNNTLAREPRELRSVLRVLYTTPGYPAHPFSARRDLPPAETDRLIQAWLTLGRDPTAAPLLHAVQMPKPVESNQLRDYQPLEALQLQRLVDATDPSG, from the coding sequence GTGCCTCAACTGCCACCGGCGGAGTTGTACAGCCGCTGGCGACCGTTGCTTCAGCAGCTGGGGGTGAGAGCTGGTATCTGCTTCGATCCAGTCGTGCCGACCACGATTCCCGTTTTTGAGAAGCAGCTCGAGAAGGGATCCTATGCCTACGCCTTCCTCAATCCTTACCACCAACTGATGGTGCAGCAGCGCTATCAGCCGTTGGTGCGTGATGGGAAAGCGCTGCTCAAGGGGATTCTGGTGGTGCGCGATGACAGTGACATCATCGAACTCGCCCAACTCGCGAATCGTGCGATTGCCTTTCCTTCGCCGAATGCCTTTGCGGCGTCTTTATTGATCCGGGCCCATCTGCATGCGCTCAGGATTCCCTTCAAGCCCGACTATCTCAAGACCCATTCCAATGTTTATCGCGCCGTCGCGATCCAGCAGGTTGCAGCAGGTGGGGGGGTGAACAACACGCTGGCCCGTGAGCCCCGTGAGCTTCGCTCTGTCTTGCGCGTTCTGTACACCACGCCGGGTTATCCAGCCCATCCGTTCTCGGCACGACGTGACCTCCCTCCTGCGGAAACCGACCGCCTCATCCAGGCCTGGTTGACCCTTGGTCGTGACCCCACGGCTGCGCCATTGCTCCATGCGGTTCAGATGCCGAAACCGGTGGAGAGCAATCAGCTGCGTGACTACCAACCTCTGGAGGCGCTCCAGCTTCAGAGGCTGGTGGATGCAACGGATCCCTCCGGCTGA
- a CDS encoding GGDEF domain-containing protein, whose translation MDALTGIANRRGFEQELEHRWQRFQHASTSALVLCLLDLDGFKEINDTLGHEAGDQLLITVAQRLRCSLRDSDFVARLGGDEFVLLLDQRTDRGSVETALQRLVVAIAEPMIYADTHMRVTASLGCVVIRSNDTSQPSEAELLRCADQAMYAAKRSGKNRWRLVRLGLPESDPQPDPQQILEQQSV comes from the coding sequence GTGGATGCACTCACCGGTATTGCCAACCGCCGAGGTTTTGAGCAGGAGCTGGAGCATCGCTGGCAGCGTTTCCAGCATGCTTCAACATCAGCTTTGGTGCTTTGCTTGCTGGATCTCGATGGTTTCAAAGAGATCAACGACACCTTGGGACATGAGGCTGGTGACCAGTTGCTCATCACCGTTGCACAACGCCTCAGGTGTTCGCTGCGGGATAGCGACTTCGTGGCAAGGCTTGGCGGCGATGAATTTGTTCTTCTGCTGGATCAACGTACTGATCGGGGCAGTGTGGAAACGGCTCTGCAGCGCCTGGTGGTTGCGATTGCCGAGCCGATGATCTATGCCGACACACACATGCGTGTGACGGCGAGCCTTGGCTGCGTCGTGATTCGTTCAAACGACACCTCACAGCCCAGTGAGGCCGAACTTCTTCGCTGCGCCGATCAGGCCATGTATGCCGCCAAGCGCTCAGGTAAAAACAGATGGCGTTTGGTGAGGCTTGGCTTGCCTGAATCAGACCCCCAGCCAGATCCGCAGCAGATCCTCGAGCAGCAGAGTGTCTAG
- a CDS encoding DoxX family protein: MDITVVELLVPAAPSTFAQAALFLLRVFMGICFIRHGWPKLRNLQTWAQMLKTPAWLCFLSAGSMWAGGIALIVGLLTPLASFAILVSMAYAMVLEIRSGFPFIAADPYLIPEGDYAGPMGVGEPPSWEKAAMYVVMCLVLICCGGGLLSLDTLLLEDLLRIWLGV; the protein is encoded by the coding sequence ATGGACATCACTGTTGTGGAGCTGCTGGTGCCAGCCGCACCATCCACCTTCGCCCAGGCCGCCCTGTTCCTGCTGCGGGTGTTCATGGGCATTTGCTTCATCCGCCATGGCTGGCCGAAGCTGCGCAACCTTCAGACCTGGGCCCAGATGTTGAAAACACCGGCCTGGCTCTGCTTTCTCTCAGCTGGATCGATGTGGGCCGGTGGCATTGCCTTGATCGTGGGCCTACTCACACCGCTGGCCTCCTTCGCCATTTTGGTCTCAATGGCGTACGCCATGGTTTTGGAAATCCGCAGTGGCTTTCCCTTCATTGCCGCCGATCCTTATCTGATTCCTGAAGGCGATTACGCCGGACCGATGGGTGTGGGTGAACCGCCCAGCTGGGAAAAGGCAGCCATGTATGTGGTGATGTGCCTGGTGCTGATTTGCTGCGGCGGCGGCCTGCTTTCCCTAGACACTCTGCTGCTCGAGGATCTGCTGCGGATCTGGCTGGGGGTCTGA
- a CDS encoding VOC family protein produces MATPHIRSIGFTCHNAEAVADFYCSHLGCARNTTLEINGGSYADLLGLSGSQLKLVRLQLGAERLELLEVVELAPGLRPGRPIPADSRSNDLWFQHICIVVADMDAAAAPIRTLIEQGQLQTISSAPQTLPSWNKAAGGIQAFKFHDPEGHCLELLQFPADKGEARWHAPAAGSPCLGIDHSAIANADTPRSCHFYEELLGLRLGGDGVNSGVEQDHLDGLNGTEVRITGHRCLEGAGVECLNYLQPGGGRSLPADQNAADTAHWQIRLEVSDLEAVASRLEHFGGSLVSAGVIQLGNDQATALGFCQALQIRDPDGHQLQLVCS; encoded by the coding sequence ATGGCAACGCCTCACATCCGCAGCATCGGTTTCACCTGCCACAACGCCGAGGCAGTGGCCGACTTTTACTGCTCTCACCTGGGCTGCGCGCGCAACACCACCCTGGAAATCAACGGCGGCAGCTATGCCGACCTCCTGGGGTTGAGCGGCAGCCAACTCAAGCTCGTACGGCTCCAGCTCGGGGCCGAACGGCTGGAGTTGCTGGAGGTTGTGGAGCTCGCTCCTGGCCTACGCCCAGGCCGCCCCATTCCCGCCGACTCCCGCAGCAACGATCTCTGGTTTCAGCACATCTGCATTGTGGTGGCTGACATGGATGCCGCAGCCGCGCCGATCCGCACGCTGATCGAGCAGGGGCAACTCCAGACCATCTCCAGCGCACCGCAGACCCTGCCCAGCTGGAACAAGGCTGCAGGCGGAATCCAGGCCTTCAAATTTCACGATCCCGAAGGCCATTGCCTGGAGCTGCTGCAGTTTCCAGCCGATAAAGGCGAGGCGCGCTGGCACGCCCCGGCTGCAGGGTCCCCATGTTTGGGGATCGACCACAGCGCCATCGCCAATGCCGACACCCCGCGGAGCTGCCACTTCTATGAAGAGCTGCTGGGCCTACGCCTCGGCGGCGATGGTGTGAACAGCGGCGTGGAACAAGATCATCTCGATGGCCTCAACGGCACAGAGGTGCGGATCACAGGCCACCGCTGCCTTGAAGGAGCTGGGGTGGAGTGCCTCAACTACCTCCAACCTGGCGGCGGACGTTCCCTACCTGCCGATCAAAATGCCGCCGACACTGCCCATTGGCAGATCCGTTTGGAGGTGAGCGATCTCGAGGCCGTCGCCTCCCGGCTGGAGCACTTCGGCGGCAGCCTGGTGAGCGCTGGCGTGATCCAGCTGGGCAACGACCAGGCCACAGCGCTGGGCTTTTGCCAAGCACTGCAGATCCGCGACCCCGACGGCCATCAGCTGCAGTTGGTGTGCAGCTGA
- a CDS encoding heme-binding protein — protein MRTIPALELADCQRIAAAAEAIAAQHQATVSLAICDGGGHPLLLLRLDGASPSSASVALAKARMAALNGKPTADQEAAINGARPALLQLSAVFKEPAVAMGGGLPLLHNGVCIGAVGVSGMTPELDAAIAAAGANALASTSH, from the coding sequence ATGCGCACGATCCCCGCACTCGAGCTCGCCGACTGCCAACGCATCGCCGCCGCCGCGGAGGCGATCGCCGCTCAACATCAGGCCACGGTGAGCCTGGCCATCTGCGATGGGGGTGGCCATCCACTGCTGCTGCTACGCCTGGATGGGGCCAGCCCATCCAGCGCTTCGGTGGCCCTGGCCAAAGCCCGGATGGCAGCGCTGAATGGCAAACCCACCGCTGATCAGGAAGCAGCGATCAATGGCGCGCGGCCGGCACTCCTGCAACTCTCAGCCGTGTTCAAGGAGCCGGCCGTGGCCATGGGCGGCGGCCTGCCGCTGCTGCACAACGGTGTCTGCATCGGAGCCGTTGGCGTGTCGGGCATGACACCCGAGCTCGATGCGGCCATCGCCGCCGCCGGTGCCAACGCCTTAGCCAGCACGTCCCACTAA
- a CDS encoding Nif11-like leader peptide family natural product precursor: MANPQLEAFLKQVKGDPALLQRFSSCPNLNAIATLGAEQGFSFTGVDLVKHQAEATLRLSDSDLEAAAAGVELEGHLWLMKIVWS, translated from the coding sequence ATGGCCAATCCCCAACTCGAAGCGTTTCTCAAACAGGTGAAAGGCGACCCCGCCTTGCTGCAACGCTTCAGCAGCTGTCCCAATCTCAACGCGATCGCCACGCTCGGGGCCGAACAGGGTTTCAGCTTCACCGGCGTGGATCTGGTGAAACATCAAGCCGAAGCCACCCTGCGCTTGAGCGACAGCGATCTTGAGGCGGCAGCCGCTGGAGTGGAGCTAGAGGGCCACCTCTGGCTGATGAAAATCGTCTGGAGCTGA
- a CDS encoding SMP-30/gluconolactonase/LRE family protein, whose product MSAPSSCTESYDPRFEALVLFNAELDVLAEGFRWLEGPVWFGDHHCLLFSDIPSNRTLRWSEQHGISTFLEPSDFANGQTRDLEGRLIQCHHRSRCLTRHEHNGEITTLVSQARGQRLNAPNDVVVKSDGSIWFSDPLYGLMNDYEGGRQTSEQAPALYRLDPATGVAQAIASDFDGPNGLAFSPDEQLLYVAESGAPGASEPRQYIRRFHVNSDGMSLSGGEVFHKISPGWADGFRVDEHGNLWCGAADGVHVIAPDGGLIGKVLVPKRVSNLCFGDRYGSRLFLCASTAIYSLFTNTRGATWQR is encoded by the coding sequence ATGAGTGCTCCCTCCAGCTGCACCGAGAGCTACGACCCGCGCTTTGAAGCGCTGGTGTTGTTCAACGCCGAGCTCGACGTTCTGGCCGAGGGCTTCCGCTGGCTGGAAGGACCGGTGTGGTTCGGCGATCATCACTGCCTGCTGTTCAGCGACATCCCCAGCAACCGCACCCTGCGCTGGAGTGAACAACATGGCATCAGCACCTTTCTCGAGCCATCCGACTTCGCCAATGGCCAGACCCGTGACCTGGAAGGTCGGCTGATCCAGTGCCATCACCGCAGCCGCTGCCTCACCCGCCACGAACACAACGGTGAGATCACCACGCTGGTGAGCCAGGCCCGCGGCCAACGGCTCAATGCCCCCAACGACGTGGTGGTGAAGAGCGATGGCTCCATCTGGTTCAGCGATCCGCTCTACGGATTGATGAACGACTACGAAGGTGGACGCCAAACCTCCGAGCAAGCGCCAGCGCTCTACCGGCTCGATCCAGCCACCGGTGTAGCCCAGGCGATCGCCAGCGATTTCGACGGTCCCAACGGCCTGGCCTTCTCACCCGATGAGCAACTGCTCTATGTGGCCGAATCCGGCGCGCCAGGGGCCAGCGAGCCGCGGCAATACATCCGGCGCTTCCACGTGAACAGCGATGGGATGAGCCTCAGCGGCGGAGAGGTGTTCCACAAGATCAGCCCAGGCTGGGCGGATGGCTTCCGCGTCGACGAGCACGGCAACCTCTGGTGCGGCGCGGCTGATGGGGTGCATGTGATCGCACCCGATGGGGGGCTGATCGGCAAGGTGCTCGTGCCGAAGCGGGTGTCAAACCTCTGCTTTGGCGATCGCTACGGCAGCCGCCTTTTCCTGTGCGCCTCCACGGCGATCTATTCCCTGTTCACCAACACACGCGGTGCCACCTGGCAGCGCTAA